A portion of the Trachemys scripta elegans isolate TJP31775 chromosome 9, CAS_Tse_1.0, whole genome shotgun sequence genome contains these proteins:
- the ERFE gene encoding erythroferrone, which yields MAGSLPASHWILLLCVGFLAVASCVGSVGSEKLGSRRSREKKSQWNEYPTGQGRSSMPLPASNNPEPLPEQSRSIDPRDAWMLFMKQSNKGVNSKKRDKGKSKKFKFGLPGPPGPPGPQGALVTPEELLKDFRLLLKEVVKERERMSLKACEGCQEGEEEEERGEDDILALVAGPLAKSKPQHRVEAAFHCRIRRNISIERRSLQELRIYYIPQKEGVFHRGLGLNLTSGQYTAPVAGYYTFTATLHIVHGEQQKKGQQRARDRLRVLICVQSLCQHNISLETVAGLDSSELFTISVSGVLYLQAGQYASVFVDNATGSSLTVRSGSDFSAVLLGV from the exons ATGGCTGGATccctccctgccagccactggatcCTATTACTGTGTGTGGGATTCCTGGCAGTGGCCTCATGTGTTGGCTCAGTGGGGTCGGAGAAACTTGGAAGCAGAAGAAGCCGAGAGAAGAAATCCCAGTGGAATGAGTATCCCACAGGCCAGGGAAGAAGCAGCATGCCTTTGCCAGCCTCTAACAACCCG GAACCCCTTCCTGAGCAGTCTCGCAGCATCGACCCCAGGGACGCCTGGATGCTCTTTATGAAACAATCAAACAAAGGAGTGAACAGCAAGAAACGGGACAAAGGCAAATCAAAAAAATTCAAG TTTGGCCTGCCAGGCCCACCAGGTCCCCCCGGCCCTCAAGGAGCCCTGGTGACACCAGAAGAATTGCTGAAGGACTTCCGGCTGCTGCTGAAAG AGGTGGTAAAAGAGCGGGAGAGGATGAGCCTGAAGGCCTGTGAAGGTTGCCAGGaaggtgaggaagaggaggagagaggagaagatGACATCTTGGCACTTGTTGCTGGTCCGTTGGCAAAGAGTAAGCCACAGCATCGAGTGGAGGCAGCCTTCCACTGCCGAATACGGAGAAACATTTCCATTGAACGGAGATCCCTGCAAGAACTTCGGATCTATTACAta CCTCAGAAAGAGGGGGTGTTCCATCGAGGCCTGGGGCTGAACCTGACCAGCGGCCAATACACAGCACCTGTTGCAGGGTATTACACCTTCACCGCCACCTTGCACATCG TTCATGGAGAACAACAGAAGAAAGGGCAACAGCGTGCGAGAGATCGCCTGCGGGTACTGATCTGCGTCCAGTCTCTGTGTCAACATAACAT TTCTCTGGAGACGGTGGCTGGTTTGGACAGCAGTGAACTTTTCACCATCTCAGTCAGTGGAGTCCTGTACTTACAG GCTGGCCAGTATGCCTCAGTTTTTGTAGATAATGCCACTGGATCATCCCTCACTGTTCGAAGTGGCTCGGATTTCAGCGCTGTTCTTCTGGGGGTGTGA